The DNA window CGCGAACCCCGGCGAGTACGCCGTCGAAAGCGACAACTCGACAGCGACGGTGACGGTCAACGAGAGTGCGGTCCGGAACGGGACAGAGCGACCGGTCGGACAGTGACGTGTTTCCAAAACAGAAGGCTCATTTTCGACTCCGACTGAGGAGCGGGTATGTGGCCCTTCGGACAGACCGCTCTGTCTATTTATGCTCGTGTGAATTTTTTTGCTCCGGTATTATATTGACCAATCCTTCGGACCAATATAAATTGTGATTATAGGGCTATTGGCCACTCCTGTCACATTAAGCTGGACACTACTGCTGAAAACTCAAGAAGTTGCGATTTCCACTCCAAGAAGCCCATAAATTAGCATTGCAAACACTTTTTGAAAGTCATTAGAGAGTGTACTTTGCTATATATGAAACGTGATATTCTGGTCGATTTTCAACTAATCGGTCAAATATAACAAATAAAAAATGGAAAGGGAGTATATTTGTGTAACTAGTTGGCCCTGGAAAGCTATAAAATTCTTCTAATTTCCCCCATTCGAGATTTTTTATATCTGAATAGGTCCCCCAGTTGTATTGTGTCGGGAATTTATCCCTCTCAGGGTTTTCTTTTCCGAGTAATCTACTCCAAAACAAGTGGAATTCGAAAGGTGTTCTGTCTGCTACTATTGCGTAATAATGCTTCGGATTGGGGACAAGAACAACAAATGACCCACCAGTAGCTAACACTCGGTGAATCTCATTCAAGGCCAATTCAGGCTCCGGCAAATGTTCAAAGACGTACTCTGAAAAAACTAAATCGATTGAATTGTCTCTGAACGGTAACCGTTGTCCATCTCCCGCAATTCTATTTTGAAGCTCATTATCGGACAATCCACCTTTATCGGGATCTAATGCTATAACTTCTACTCCCGACTGTTGGAGTCGTTTTGCAATTCCACGCTCGTCACGCCCCGAGCCGAGGTGCAAAGCCCGGTCAAAATCGCTATTTTCCAAAATGTCCAGATAAATCTCTATCCGGCTGGGGCCATTTCTTTTCGGGCCCAAATAACTATTTATTTTTCTGTTAAATTTTTGTATCATTTCCCTCATACTCTGTCTTCGTACGAAGTGTTTGTATAGTTTGTCGGTAGTCTGCTGGTGTGGTAACCAAAGTGTCACGTCCTCAAAGCGCCAACTATCGTCGTGATTATTATATAGACGTAAAACGGTGTAGGGCGTGGATGTGATGGTCAGGATCATTACGCCTTCCCGGTCGTTTGGGGACGAGAGTCGCCCCTAGTCTGAAAATTTTTTAGAGATCTGTGACTCATGGCTCTCCCCTACTGGGGTGTCGCTAGAGACAAACTGACGCAGTATCTAAGAGCATGCTGCCTACGTCGAGAGTGGTCTCGAAAACTCGGTGTAAACACTCTCAAACGCGCTATTTGAGGACGTGGTGAAAAATAAACACGATACTTTGAATGGCAATATTCTATCGCGGTTTCTCAGTAGTATTATATCCATTGGGAGCTGTAAACCAAAACAGTTCAAAAGAATATATAAGTCATGTTTTTAAATGTAGGTCTCTGAGTGGGGTTTGTATAACTTTCATGGCTTCTGCTCAGGAGATACTCAGTATGAATCCTGAAAAACATCCCTCATTTTCAGTTGTATTGCCAGTTTACCATGGCGATGATCCACAGCACTTCAATAAGGCCGTTGAGAGCCTAGCTTCACAGACTGTCATCCCAGACGAGGTCGTCGTAGTAGAAGACGGGCCATTAACTGATTCACTAGAACGGATACTCTCTGACTGGAGTACTGAATTCCCAGGGAATTTCCGAAGGTGTAGGCATGAATCAAACAAAGGACTCAGTGTCGCACTTCGGACAGGTGTTAAGGCCGCTTCCAACGACCTCGTGGCTCGGATGGATGCTGACGATTTGAGCGTTGAAGACCGATTCGAGACTCAGTTACAGTTCCTGATTGATAATCCAGAGACAGATGTCGTTGGTGGTTATATCGCTGAATTCTCGTCTGATCCGAGTGATATTTCTGCTCTCCGAAAAGTCCCACATCAACACGACGCAATCCGCCGAAAAGCTCGTTTTCGTAGTCCGATGAACCATGGGAGCGTTATGTTTCGTCGAGATTCTGTTCTCCAAGTGGGTAACTACCGTTCAGTGGACCGAATGGAAGACTACGGCCTCTGGGTCCGACTATTGCTCAGCGGCGCAACGTTCCGGAACATTCCAAAAGTTTTATTGAAAGTGAGAGCCGGAAATCAACTCTACGACCGCCGAGGCGGATGGGAATATGCTCGAGAAGAACTGAGGTTACAAACCGAGTTCTACCGATGGGGATTTACTTCACTACCAATATTTATTCTTAATGTTTCATTCCGATCAGTCCTTCGTTTGATACCAAATCGGGTCCGGAGACTAGTGTACCAACAACTAGCACGAGAGGAGCCACCAGATAGAGTTGCAAATAACTATTCAGAACCGGAATCAGAATTCTCAGATTTCGAAGAGTCTACAGATGAACAAGAACCCTGAATCAGAGTCCGACGATAGTGAGAGGCTATCAACTCTGGAATCGTTGCTTGAACAGAGCGGTATTGCCGGCATTGGTAAAGGAGGTCGTGGTGTAGAAGTTCTCACAAGGAAATGGTAGGACGTATTTGATGTGTCTACGACCAAATCCGTCCTACCAGGTAATGCTAGGGTCGAACAGGTCTTCAAATCACTGGACACCGAGACAACAGCACTCTTCGAAGGACTTGATCTCTCGTTTCTCATGAACTATCCCGTGTTCGCCCCCAATTCGAAGGGGCGAACACGGGTTCACCAGCCACCAGAACTTCTGAAGGGCATTTTGCATGGCTTCTATCACGATATCTATGACTGGGGCCAATGGCGCGAGAACTCCGGAATGAAGACATCTGGCGACAGTGTGGCTTAGAGCGCCCACCGTCCCGGTGGACACTCTCGCAGTTCATCACTGATTTCGCTCTTGTCGCAGAAGATGTCTTTATCGACTTGGTTCACGAGCTTCCCGAGCAGGTGCCGCTCGATAAGTTCTTCCGCATTGATGGGACAGATATCCCTGTTGATCACCGTGACGACGACGCTAAGTGGAACTACGACCATATGCGTTCTAGTTTAGCAGCGGTCAAAGGCGAACTCACCCGTTTCAACCTCCTGTCGTAACCGTTCCCTGTGTGGGTTTGGATTCCTCGCCGCCCACAGCAACAACTCGTCCAAATCCGGCGGTTCATAGCCCAAATCCGGCATCAGGTCCAGATGGATCAGATGTGCATGGCGTTCCACGACTAGTGATCCACGACGGGGCGAAAGCCGCGGACGCCGACTCGTCGGCGTCGCGGCTTCACGTCGATTCGCGTCCAATTCGTGGAGTTCGTCAATAATCTCGCGGCTGATCATCAACGAAATCGCCGCCATGCTGATCAGCGCCTCAATGATGTACGGCTTCGTCGTGGTGATCTCATCGAGTCCGAACCACGATTTCAGCTCTTTGAACAACAGCTCCACTTCCCACCGCGCCCGATATCGCGCAGCTCTATCGGGCGCGGAATACCTTTTCCGCGGCAGATTCGTAAAGTCGAGGTGGTA is part of the Haloarcula salinisoli genome and encodes:
- a CDS encoding class I SAM-dependent methyltransferase, with translation MREMIQKFNRKINSYLGPKRNGPSRIEIYLDILENSDFDRALHLGSGRDERGIAKRLQQSGVEVIALDPDKGGLSDNELQNRIAGDGQRLPFRDNSIDLVFSEYVFEHLPEPELALNEIHRVLATGGSFVVLVPNPKHYYAIVADRTPFEFHLFWSRLLGKENPERDKFPTQYNWGTYSDIKNLEWGKLEEFYSFPGPTSYTNILPFHFLFVIFDRLVENRPEYHVSYIAKYTL
- a CDS encoding glycosyltransferase, which translates into the protein MNPEKHPSFSVVLPVYHGDDPQHFNKAVESLASQTVIPDEVVVVEDGPLTDSLERILSDWSTEFPGNFRRCRHESNKGLSVALRTGVKAASNDLVARMDADDLSVEDRFETQLQFLIDNPETDVVGGYIAEFSSDPSDISALRKVPHQHDAIRRKARFRSPMNHGSVMFRRDSVLQVGNYRSVDRMEDYGLWVRLLLSGATFRNIPKVLLKVRAGNQLYDRRGGWEYAREELRLQTEFYRWGFTSLPIFILNVSFRSVLRLIPNRVRRLVYQQLAREEPPDRVANNYSEPESEFSDFEESTDEQEP